From one Planococcus citri chromosome 3, ihPlaCitr1.1, whole genome shotgun sequence genomic stretch:
- the LOC135839677 gene encoding RNA-binding region-containing protein 3-like has translation MVSDTLLIRHLPASLTSEEVNGFLKHVGAIRVQIRESQLRKYKCAFAKFKNEQVAREVLLRIHQREVLDSRLIVEFAENDHLDHCENEKKKKTDEENEKSKMRDTFVRNLNNWTAGLNLTLPPPYHFKYRYPAPTAPTILNIANMLSYNVKFYTQVVHLMNKMNLPSPFESTFVLNENDVFNSFLSYILENVEKEEKDETRAPLSADEDSEKESELESDDDGDENTACYSSTAFPRKRASSLRLISKSAKTARLHKSTITVPSKNKNVPIEQVFEKFEGDTGVKKIRVNINTKNSDICRAQDTNPVVDEKDEETKDSDNGATNLEQNTEKQSVRETDATAQDGGTITAEELASNKISERDWQMLPFFKNYQPGIPCCRLYVKNLSKHVVVSDLNYIFGRYSKANSNELQSTFNIRLMQEGRMKGQAFITLPNVELAELALKETNGYIVKGKPMVIQFAKKAASQ, from the exons ATGGTCTCAGATACGTTACTAATTCGGCATTTACCCGCATCTTTAACGTCGGAAGAAGTGAACGGATTTTTGAAGCATGTCGGAGCTATTCGAGTGCAAATTCGCGAATCGCAACTCCGTAAATACAAATGCGCTTTCGCCAA attcaaaaatgaacaagtGGCTCGAGAAGTACTTTTACGGATACATCAGCGAGAAGTGCTCGATAGCAGACTGATAGTAGAATTCGCGGAAAACGATCATCTCGACCACTGTGAAAATGA gaaaaagaaaaaaactgacgAAGAGAATGAGAAAAGTAAAATGCGCGACACTTTTGTACGTAATTTGAATAATTGGACGGCGGGATTGAATCTAACGTTACCACCTCCGTATCACTTCAAGTATCGCTACCCGGCGCCGACTGCACCGACTATTCTCAATATCGCTAATATGTTGTCTTATAACGTGAAATTTTACACGCAA GTGGTACACTTGATGAATAAGATGAACTTGCCTTCGCCGTTCGAATCTACGTTCGTATTGAACGAGAACGACGTTTTCAATTCTTTCTTAAGCTACATTCTCGAAAACGTTGAAAAGGAAGAAAAAGACGAAACGAGAGCGCCACTAAGTGCGGACGAAGATTCGGAAAAAGAAAGCGAATTAGAAagcgacgacgacggcgacgaAAATACCGCCTGTTATTCGAGTACAGCGTTTCCTCGTAAAAGAGCGTCTTCGCTTCGGCTTATTAGCAAATCGGCGAAAACAGCCAGACTGCATAAGTCGACGATTACGGTcccttcgaaaaataaaaacgttcCGATTGAGCAAGTTTTCGAGAAATTTGAAGGGGATACGGGcgttaaaaaaattcga GTAAACATAAATACCAAAAACTCGGATATTTGTCGTGCCCAAGATACAAATCCAGTCGTCGATGAAAAAGACGAAGAAACCAAAGATAGCGATAACGGCGCTACGAATCTCGAACAGAATACCGAAAAGCAATCTGTTCGAGAGACAGATGCTACCGCCCAAGATGGAGGCACCATCACTGCCGAAGAATTAGCGTCTAACAAAATATCCGAAAGAG ATTGGCAGATGTTgccgtttttcaaaaactatcaaCCTGGAATACCTTGCTGTAGATTGTACgtaaaaaatttatccaaacaCGTGGTCGTGTCAGATTTGAATTATATTTTCGGTCGTTATTCGAAAGCGAATTCCAACGAGCTTCAATCGAC GTTCAATATCCGTTTGATGCAAGAAGGTAGAATGAAAGGTCAAGCGTTTATTACTCTTCCGAATGTTGAGCTGGCAGAATTAGCGTTGAAGGAAACCAACGGTTACATTGTCAAGGGAAAACCAATGGTCATTCAGTTTGCGAAAAAAGCGGCCTCCCAGTAA